Proteins encoded within one genomic window of Methanosarcina barkeri str. Wiesmoor:
- the tnpA gene encoding IS200/IS605 family transposase translates to MVNIKYETRNHSKFLLMYHIIFVCKYRKIILELISEELKQIMFDIAEESDFEILEMETDKDHIHFLIKSVPKVSVLSIVRKLKQESTNRIWKTQKEYREKYYWSENTLWSDGYFASTIGNVSKEAAEYYIRNQG, encoded by the coding sequence TTGGTAAATATAAAGTATGAAACTCGGAATCATAGCAAATTTTTGTTAATGTACCACATTATTTTCGTTTGCAAATACCGAAAAATCATACTTGAACTGATTAGCGAAGAACTCAAACAGATTATGTTTGATATTGCAGAAGAATCAGATTTTGAAATCCTTGAAATGGAAACAGACAAAGATCACATACATTTTCTGATTAAGAGTGTGCCGAAAGTTAGTGTTTTGTCAATTGTCAGAAAATTGAAACAAGAATCTACGAACAGAATATGGAAAACACAAAAAGAGTATCGTGAAAAGTATTATTGGAGTGAAAATACGTTATGGAGTGATGGTTATTTTGCGTCTACAATCGGAAATGTTAGTAAAGAGGCGGCAGAATATTATATACGAAATCAGGGGTGA
- a CDS encoding CU044_2847 family protein yields the protein MDKVTVDEKVTVDEKVIENSGREALKAGCILAELGHAPGTVKKFALVSPKALEEKSKESFDNAMLMIKEISKKVVDNLEETPPEFRPCQVELTFNLLLTMNGKAVITKSENEKNLKVMLMWKNKGEEAEKEIPEK from the coding sequence CTGGATAAAGTCACTGTTGATGAAAAAGTCACTGTTGATGAAAAGGTTATTGAGAATTCCGGCAGAGAGGCCTTAAAAGCAGGGTGTATTTTAGCCGAACTGGGGCACGCTCCAGGTACAGTAAAAAAATTTGCGCTCGTATCTCCGAAAGCCCTGGAAGAGAAATCCAAGGAATCATTTGATAATGCGATGCTTATGATTAAGGAGATTTCTAAAAAAGTTGTAGACAATCTAGAGGAAACTCCTCCTGAATTCAGGCCATGTCAGGTGGAACTGACTTTTAACTTACTTCTGACTATGAATGGAAAAGCAGTTATCACCAAATCGGAAAATGAGAAAAACCTGAAAGTAATGTTAATGTGGAAGAATAAAGGAGAGGAGGCTGAGAAGGAAATCCCTGAAAAATAA